A single region of the Spirochaetota bacterium genome encodes:
- the secE gene encoding preprotein translocase subunit SecE, with protein MFNKTVQFIKESREELKKVSWPEREEVSALTMVVIVTVIITAIFLWLVDAALMKIVSLVMR; from the coding sequence GTGTTTAATAAAACTGTACAATTTATTAAAGAATCCAGAGAAGAACTAAAAAAGGTATCGTGGCCTGAAAGGGAAGAGGTAAGTGCTCTGACAATGGTTGTTATAGTAACAGTTATTATCACTGCAATATTTTTATGGCTTGTTGATGCTGCATTAATGAAAATAGTTTCACTGGTGATGCGATAG
- the rpmG gene encoding 50S ribosomal protein L33, whose amino-acid sequence MREVVLLSCKDCKNRNYATKKDKKKQTGKLEVMKYCKHCNKHTLHKETKA is encoded by the coding sequence ATGCGTGAAGTAGTTCTTTTATCATGTAAGGATTGTAAAAATCGTAATTATGCAACTAAGAAAGACAAGAAGAAGCAAACCGGCAAGCTTGAGGTGATGAAATACTGTAAGCATTGTAACAAGCATACATTGCACAAAGAGACCAAAGCGTAG
- a CDS encoding transcription termination/antitermination protein NusG, whose amino-acid sequence MTKGWYVIHTYSGHENKVKLALEKKVQNLNLGDKIFQVKIPTVEEHSVKDGKKIVKPKKIFPGYVLVEMILDDETWMAIKSIPG is encoded by the coding sequence ATGACAAAAGGGTGGTATGTAATACATACATATTCCGGCCATGAGAATAAAGTTAAACTGGCACTGGAAAAAAAAGTACAGAATCTTAATCTTGGGGATAAGATATTTCAAGTTAAAATTCCAACTGTTGAAGAGCATTCAGTAAAGGATGGCAAGAAGATTGTAAAACCCAAGAAGATTTTCCCCGGATATGTACTCGTTGAAATGATTCTTGATGATGAAACATGGATGGCTATCAAGAGTATACCGGGAG